Proteins from a genomic interval of Hoplias malabaricus isolate fHopMal1 chromosome 13, fHopMal1.hap1, whole genome shotgun sequence:
- the mylk5 gene encoding myosin light chain kinase, smooth muscle isoform X1 has product MSVCGEQKRYVSTLRIQLSAPASGGDRRSNTSSSLKNGERASNSMDEDAAPFFLEPLQDFLVDEGNDIILKGAVRGKKPIKVSWLHNGEALCFGKSSFIDGEVKLVVRECLPEDAGAYTCVAENTEGKMSCSSAVCVREMVVAARKSNTTRAQPLAAGLKNGVLTSPLSPLDESSVFRGGPESPQTESPQAQSPAHRKEVTAKRRSSSGTVIPLQVVSSCDKVEVPVGEKVCLSCEFKGNHPIVSCWIHNREEVVESCRFSIESSSESSVLVISDAQPEDSGRYTLVLRDRKSSTQHTLTLSVIERPQPPASCPVVCVLSQSSVVLSWSGPCYDGGSAVTGYVVEIQSVDSNHSKHWTELSAHCRSTSLRVTSGLKPQGQYRFRVRACNTVGISEPSQESQVIKMDGPGNPHEEKLNHFVTVTVDDKHKVTDHYNVMEKLGVGKFGQVFRLTHKETGRVCAGKFYKGRRAKEREAAKREIELMNFLHHPQLVQCLAAYDNKPEIVMVMEFIAGGELFERIVDDNFEHTEPSSVGYMRQILQGIQYMHQQNIVHLDLKPENIVCMDKTGIQIKIIDFGLASKLDPSNPLKVMHGTPEFVAPEVINFEPICLATDMWSIGVICFILLSGESPFQGDSDSETLALVTAAQWEFDEESFEDITDKAKDFISSLLHKDVRRRMNCEEALSHSWMAAFESVDPSTAKNLSKDKMKKFLARQKWKKTGKAVLALKRMAMLSKADSSASLPSPVDETDEALKTLEKKMQSKPEFTKTPIDLSVFEESTAEFFCQVKGYPDPEVVWIKDGEVLEEKEGQVQVDYEEDGTCVLTLENVNLQHSGSYSCRAMNVHGEAVCTARLIVADQEEDTN; this is encoded by the exons atgagtgtgtgtggagaacaGAAGAGATATGTGTCCACTCTCAGGATCCAGCTGTCAGCTCCAGCATCTGGAGGAGACAGACGCTCGAACACCAGCAGCAGCTtaaagaatggagagagagcaagcaacTCTA TGGATGAAGATGCTGCTCCCTTCTTCCTGGAGCCCCTTCAGGACTTCCTGGTGGATGAAGGAAATGACATCATTCTAAAGGGTGCCGTCAGAGGGAAGAAACCAATCAAAGTGTCCTGGTTGCATAATG gtgAGGCGTTGTGTTTTGGTAAATCCTCGTTTATTGATGGGGAGGTGAAGCTGGTTGTTAGGGAATGTCTCCCGGAGGATGCTGGAGCTTACACATGTGTGGCTGAAAACACTGAGGGCAAAATGTCCTGCAGCTCAGCTGTGTGTGTCAGAG agatggTTGTTGCTGCCCGGAAAAGTAACACAACCCGTGCTCAACCACTTGCTGCTGGGCTTAAAAATGGTGTCTTGACCTCTCCTCTGAGCCCTCTGGATGAAAGTAGTGTTTTTAGAGGAGGGCCAGAGTCACCACAAACAGAAAGTCCTCAGGCTCAGAGTCCTGCACACAGGAAAG AGGTGACTGCAAAGAGGAGAAGCAGCTCAGGGACAG TCATCCCACTGCAGGTGGTCTCTTCTTGTGACAAGGTGGAGGTGCCGGTGGGCGAGAAAGTTTGTCTGAGCTGTGAATTTAAAGGCAACCACCCAATTGTGTCCTGCTGGATCCACAACAGGGAAGAG gtggTGGAGAGCTGTAGGTTTTCTATAGAGAGCAGTAGTGAGAGCAGTGTTTTGGTCATTTCTGATGCTCAGCCTGAAGACTCTGGAAGATACACACTTGTCTTAAGAGACCGCAAGAGctccacacaacacacactcacactgtctgtTATAG aGCGGCCCCAGCCCCCTGCTTCGTGtccagttgtgtgtgttctctctcagaGCTCGGTGGTCCTCTCCTGGTCAGGCCCGTGTTACGACGGAGGTTCAGCTGTCACTGGCTATGTGGTGGAAATACAGTCTGTAGATTCTAATCACAGTAAGCACTGGACTGAGCTTTCTGCCCACTGCAGGAGCACATCTCTGAGAGTGACCTCTGGACTCAAGCCACAGGGTCAGTACCGCTTCAGAGTAAGAGCCTGCAACACTGTGGGTATCAGTGAACCCAGCCAGGAGTCTCAGGTGATCAAGATGGATGGCCCAG GGAATCCTCATGAAGAGAAGTTAAACCATTTTGTGACTGTTACAGTTGATGATAAGCACAAAGTCACTGACCACTACAATGTAATGGAGAAGTTAGGAGT GGGTAAGTTTGGTCAGGTGTTCCGGCTGACCCATAAGGAGACTGGACGAGTGTGTGCTGGGAAGTTCTATAAGGGTCGGCGTGcaaaggagagagaggcagCAAAGCGAGAGATTGAACTGATGAACTTCCTCCACCATCCCCAGCTGGTGCAATGTCTGGCAGCGTACGACAACAAACCTGAGATTGTGATGGTGATGGAGTT taTTGCAGGTGGAGAGCTGTTTGAGCGTATTGTTGATGATAATTTCGAGCACACCGAGCCGTCCAGTGTGGGTTACATGCGTCAGATTCTGCAGGGGATCCAGTACATGCACCAGCAGAACATCGTCCACCTGGACCTCAAGCCTGAGAATATCGTGTGTATGGACAAAACGGGCATCCAGATAAAAATCATCGACTTCGGCCTCGCCTCCAAGCTTG ACCCTTCCAACCCATTGAAGGTGATGCATGGCACTCCTGAGTTTGTGGCTCCAGAAGTTATTAACTTCGAACCCATCTGCTTGGCCACAGACATGTGGAGCATTGGAGTGATCTGTTTTATACT GCTGAGTGGTGAATCTCCATTCCAAGGGGACAGTGACTCAGAGACCCTGGCTCTAGTGACTGCAGCCCAGTGGGAGTTTGATGAGGAAAGCTTTGAGGACATCACTGACAAGGCCAAAGACTTCATCAGCTCCCTGCTGCACAAAGACGTCAG gcGTCGGATGAATTGCGAAGAAGCGCTGTCTCACTCCTGGATGGCAGCGTTTGAGTCTGTTGACCCCAGCACGGCCAAAAACCTCTCCAAAGACAAGATGAAGAAGTTCCTAGCCAGGCAGAAGTGGAAG AAAACAGGAAAAGCCGTGCTGGCTCTGAAGAGGATGGCCATGCTGTCTAAAGCCGATAGCTCAGCTTCTCTCCCCAGCCCTGTGGATG AAACAGATGAGGCCCTAAAGACTCTGGAGAAGAAGATGCAGTCCAAGCCAGAGTTCACTAAGACTCCAATTGACCTGTCTGTGTTTGAGGAATCCACCGCTGAGTTCTTCTGTCAGGTCAAAG gtTACCCAGACCCTGAGGTGGTTTGGATAAAGGATGGCGAGGTGCTGGAAGAGAAAGAGGGTCAAGTGCAGGTGGATTATGAGGAGGACGGGACATGTGTCCTGACCTTGGAGAATGTGAACCTACAGCACAGTGGCTCTTACTCCTGCAGAGCCATGAACGTCCACGGAGAGGCAGTGTGCACAGCCAGACTCATCGTGGCGGACCAGGAGGAGGACACAAACTGA
- the mylk5 gene encoding myosin light chain kinase, smooth muscle isoform X2: MSVCGEQKRYVSTLRIQLSAPASGGDRRSNTSSSLKNGERASNSMDEDAAPFFLEPLQDFLVDEGNDIILKGAVRGKKPIKVSWLHNGEALCFGKSSFIDGEVKLVVRECLPEDAGAYTCVAENTEGKMSCSSAVCVREMVVAARKSNTTRAQPLAAGLKNGVLTSPLSPLDESSVFRGGPESPQTESPQAQSPAHRKVIPLQVVSSCDKVEVPVGEKVCLSCEFKGNHPIVSCWIHNREEVVESCRFSIESSSESSVLVISDAQPEDSGRYTLVLRDRKSSTQHTLTLSVIERPQPPASCPVVCVLSQSSVVLSWSGPCYDGGSAVTGYVVEIQSVDSNHSKHWTELSAHCRSTSLRVTSGLKPQGQYRFRVRACNTVGISEPSQESQVIKMDGPGNPHEEKLNHFVTVTVDDKHKVTDHYNVMEKLGVGKFGQVFRLTHKETGRVCAGKFYKGRRAKEREAAKREIELMNFLHHPQLVQCLAAYDNKPEIVMVMEFIAGGELFERIVDDNFEHTEPSSVGYMRQILQGIQYMHQQNIVHLDLKPENIVCMDKTGIQIKIIDFGLASKLDPSNPLKVMHGTPEFVAPEVINFEPICLATDMWSIGVICFILLSGESPFQGDSDSETLALVTAAQWEFDEESFEDITDKAKDFISSLLHKDVRRRMNCEEALSHSWMAAFESVDPSTAKNLSKDKMKKFLARQKWKKTGKAVLALKRMAMLSKADSSASLPSPVDETDEALKTLEKKMQSKPEFTKTPIDLSVFEESTAEFFCQVKGYPDPEVVWIKDGEVLEEKEGQVQVDYEEDGTCVLTLENVNLQHSGSYSCRAMNVHGEAVCTARLIVADQEEDTN, from the exons atgagtgtgtgtggagaacaGAAGAGATATGTGTCCACTCTCAGGATCCAGCTGTCAGCTCCAGCATCTGGAGGAGACAGACGCTCGAACACCAGCAGCAGCTtaaagaatggagagagagcaagcaacTCTA TGGATGAAGATGCTGCTCCCTTCTTCCTGGAGCCCCTTCAGGACTTCCTGGTGGATGAAGGAAATGACATCATTCTAAAGGGTGCCGTCAGAGGGAAGAAACCAATCAAAGTGTCCTGGTTGCATAATG gtgAGGCGTTGTGTTTTGGTAAATCCTCGTTTATTGATGGGGAGGTGAAGCTGGTTGTTAGGGAATGTCTCCCGGAGGATGCTGGAGCTTACACATGTGTGGCTGAAAACACTGAGGGCAAAATGTCCTGCAGCTCAGCTGTGTGTGTCAGAG agatggTTGTTGCTGCCCGGAAAAGTAACACAACCCGTGCTCAACCACTTGCTGCTGGGCTTAAAAATGGTGTCTTGACCTCTCCTCTGAGCCCTCTGGATGAAAGTAGTGTTTTTAGAGGAGGGCCAGAGTCACCACAAACAGAAAGTCCTCAGGCTCAGAGTCCTGCACACAGGAAAG TCATCCCACTGCAGGTGGTCTCTTCTTGTGACAAGGTGGAGGTGCCGGTGGGCGAGAAAGTTTGTCTGAGCTGTGAATTTAAAGGCAACCACCCAATTGTGTCCTGCTGGATCCACAACAGGGAAGAG gtggTGGAGAGCTGTAGGTTTTCTATAGAGAGCAGTAGTGAGAGCAGTGTTTTGGTCATTTCTGATGCTCAGCCTGAAGACTCTGGAAGATACACACTTGTCTTAAGAGACCGCAAGAGctccacacaacacacactcacactgtctgtTATAG aGCGGCCCCAGCCCCCTGCTTCGTGtccagttgtgtgtgttctctctcagaGCTCGGTGGTCCTCTCCTGGTCAGGCCCGTGTTACGACGGAGGTTCAGCTGTCACTGGCTATGTGGTGGAAATACAGTCTGTAGATTCTAATCACAGTAAGCACTGGACTGAGCTTTCTGCCCACTGCAGGAGCACATCTCTGAGAGTGACCTCTGGACTCAAGCCACAGGGTCAGTACCGCTTCAGAGTAAGAGCCTGCAACACTGTGGGTATCAGTGAACCCAGCCAGGAGTCTCAGGTGATCAAGATGGATGGCCCAG GGAATCCTCATGAAGAGAAGTTAAACCATTTTGTGACTGTTACAGTTGATGATAAGCACAAAGTCACTGACCACTACAATGTAATGGAGAAGTTAGGAGT GGGTAAGTTTGGTCAGGTGTTCCGGCTGACCCATAAGGAGACTGGACGAGTGTGTGCTGGGAAGTTCTATAAGGGTCGGCGTGcaaaggagagagaggcagCAAAGCGAGAGATTGAACTGATGAACTTCCTCCACCATCCCCAGCTGGTGCAATGTCTGGCAGCGTACGACAACAAACCTGAGATTGTGATGGTGATGGAGTT taTTGCAGGTGGAGAGCTGTTTGAGCGTATTGTTGATGATAATTTCGAGCACACCGAGCCGTCCAGTGTGGGTTACATGCGTCAGATTCTGCAGGGGATCCAGTACATGCACCAGCAGAACATCGTCCACCTGGACCTCAAGCCTGAGAATATCGTGTGTATGGACAAAACGGGCATCCAGATAAAAATCATCGACTTCGGCCTCGCCTCCAAGCTTG ACCCTTCCAACCCATTGAAGGTGATGCATGGCACTCCTGAGTTTGTGGCTCCAGAAGTTATTAACTTCGAACCCATCTGCTTGGCCACAGACATGTGGAGCATTGGAGTGATCTGTTTTATACT GCTGAGTGGTGAATCTCCATTCCAAGGGGACAGTGACTCAGAGACCCTGGCTCTAGTGACTGCAGCCCAGTGGGAGTTTGATGAGGAAAGCTTTGAGGACATCACTGACAAGGCCAAAGACTTCATCAGCTCCCTGCTGCACAAAGACGTCAG gcGTCGGATGAATTGCGAAGAAGCGCTGTCTCACTCCTGGATGGCAGCGTTTGAGTCTGTTGACCCCAGCACGGCCAAAAACCTCTCCAAAGACAAGATGAAGAAGTTCCTAGCCAGGCAGAAGTGGAAG AAAACAGGAAAAGCCGTGCTGGCTCTGAAGAGGATGGCCATGCTGTCTAAAGCCGATAGCTCAGCTTCTCTCCCCAGCCCTGTGGATG AAACAGATGAGGCCCTAAAGACTCTGGAGAAGAAGATGCAGTCCAAGCCAGAGTTCACTAAGACTCCAATTGACCTGTCTGTGTTTGAGGAATCCACCGCTGAGTTCTTCTGTCAGGTCAAAG gtTACCCAGACCCTGAGGTGGTTTGGATAAAGGATGGCGAGGTGCTGGAAGAGAAAGAGGGTCAAGTGCAGGTGGATTATGAGGAGGACGGGACATGTGTCCTGACCTTGGAGAATGTGAACCTACAGCACAGTGGCTCTTACTCCTGCAGAGCCATGAACGTCCACGGAGAGGCAGTGTGCACAGCCAGACTCATCGTGGCGGACCAGGAGGAGGACACAAACTGA
- the ccdc47 gene encoding PAT complex subunit CCDC47 — protein MRSCLLLLPALLLLLTLPDTRGRYNDDFDDGEDLAEFDDNDFAEFEDVSEDPTVEVENEPPPRPAPSSAPVEDDEDEATVEIEDGQDEFEDADAQDQDIKYDNEEFEGYDKSNPSFKDTLIYREVPAHLQNSWESYYMEILMVTGLLAYIMNYIIGKNKNSRLAQAWFNSHRELLESNFALVGDDGTSKEATSTGKLNQENEHIYNLWCSGRVCCEGMLIQLKFLKRQDLLNVLARMMRPTCDQVQIKVILNDEDMDTFVFAVGSRKAMGRLQKEMQDLSEFCGDKPKSGAKYGLPDSLAILSEMGEVTDGVMDSKMVHYITNNADKIESIHFSDQFSGPKVMQEEGQPLKLPETKKTLLFTFNVPGMGNTSPKDMDSLVPLMNMVIYSIDKVKKLRLNREGKMKADRNRARVEENFLKQTHAQRQEAAQTRREEKKRAEKERIMNEEDPERQRRLEEAAQRREQKKLEKKQMKMKQIKVKAM, from the exons ATGAGGAGCTGTTTGTTGCTTCTCCCTGCTCTTCTTCTGTTGCTGACCCTCCCTGACACCAGGGGGCGTTACAATGACGACTTTGATGATGGTGAGGACCTAGCTGAGTTTGACGATAATGACTTTGCAGAGTTTGAGGATGTAAGTGAGGACCCGACGGTGGAGGTGGAGAACGAGCCTCCACCGAGGCCAGCACCTTCGTCCGCTCCAGTGGAAGACGACGAAGACGAGGCCACTGTTGAGATTGAGGACGGACAAGACGAGTTTGAGGATGCAGATGCACAa GATCAGGACATCAAGTATGACAACGAGGAGTTTGAGGGTTATGACAAATCCAACCCTTCCTTCAAGGACACTCTCATCTATCGAGAG GTCCCGGCTCATCTCCAGAACAGCTGGGAGAGCTATTACATGGAAATACTAATGGTCACTGGCCTCTTGGCTTACATCATGAATTACATCATTGgaaagaacaaaaacagcagATTGGCTCAGGCTTGGTTTAACTCTCATAGAGAGCTGCTTGAGAGCAACTTTGCCCTTGTTG GTGATGATGGAACGAGTAAGGAAGCAACCAGCACTGGGAAGTTGAATCAAGAAAACGAACACATCTATAATCTGTGGTGCTCAGGACGTGTCTGCTGCGAAGGAATGCTCATTCAGCTCAAG TTTCTGAAGAGGCAGGACCTGCTGAATGTGCTGGCCAGAATGATGAGGCCAACCTGTGATCAAGTG CAAATCAAAGTAATTCTGAACGATGAGGACATGGACACATTTGTGTTTGCCGTGGGCAGCAGGAAAGCCATGGGTCGGCTGCAAAAGGAGATGCAGGACTTG AGTGAGTTCTGTGGGGACAAGCCCAAGTCGGGGGCAAAGTATGGCCTGCCTGACTCTCTGGCTATTCTCTCAGAGATGGGCGAGGTCACGGATGGGGTGATGGACAGCAAG ATGGTACATTACATCACCAACAACGCTGACAAGATTGAGTCCATCCATTTCTCGGACCAATTTTCTGGTCCAAAAGTTATGCAAGA GGAGGGTCAGCCCTTAAAGCTTCCTGAGACCAAGAAAACGctgctgtttacatttaatg TGCCTGGGATGGGTAACACATCTCCCAAAGACATGGACAGTCTGGTGCCGCTGATGAACATGGTGATCTACAGCATCGACAAAGTGAAGAAGCTGCGCCTCAACAGAGAG gggaaGATGAAAGCAGATCGTAACCGTGCTCGTGTGGAGGAGAACTTCTTGAAGCAGACCCACGCTCAGAGACAGGAGGCAGCTCAGACTCGCCGTGAGGAAAAGAAGAGAGCGGAGAAAGAAAGGATCATGAACGAAGAGGACCCTGAGAGACAGCGCCGCCTAGAG GAAGCTGCTCAGCGTCGTGAGCAGAAGAAACTGGAAAAGAAGCAGATGAAGATGAAGCAAATTAAAGTGAAAGCCATGTAA